A single genomic interval of bacterium harbors:
- a CDS encoding HAMP domain-containing sensor histidine kinase, whose amino-acid sequence MPSPRFRFPSTRNLPVCRAGTGRRQAGVLVFEMSSMLDPLKKITSHSIVFFKENPQILYTTFLLIVIPIAFLVSGQQFLDVAQKNQERLEKERIGLMQDVFASILREGAYFETVIPQEIKPRDSFLQNVLSDLQEQNPSLEAFRVAIHRGGENIIIASLNTGEVGKDDSINKALYQTAGLEVGQSFIFEDYIEGVRHWKAVRALTDMEGDIRGFVFLDTSMAYIDDITARNIRSAYIILFGIIFVIVLLLLRQAKVVDYAILYRKLKDVDQMKDDFVSMAAHELRTPLAIIKGYIGMISTERLTDEEKEDISRVNISVDGLNNLVGDILDVVKMEQGSIHFDLKEIDISAIAKDVTSSLQTLAKEKNLSLSFVSTSSSHIIADQVRIKQALINIIGNAIKYTPSGGVTVMVDREKGRVSIRVRDTGIGISAEDQKRLFGKFIRIRSKETEDIRGTGLGLWITLQIVSGMGGLITVESIKGKGSDFILSFPITSKA is encoded by the coding sequence GTGCCCTCGCCTCGTTTCAGATTTCCATCGACTCGTAATCTTCCTGTCTGCCGTGCTGGCACAGGCAGGCGGCAGGCAGGTGTTCTTGTTTTTGAAATGAGTTCTATGCTTGATCCACTCAAAAAAATAACATCCCACAGCATCGTGTTTTTCAAAGAGAATCCTCAGATTCTCTACACCACCTTTTTATTAATAGTGATTCCTATTGCATTTCTCGTAAGCGGACAGCAGTTTTTGGATGTTGCGCAAAAGAATCAGGAGCGTTTGGAAAAAGAGCGTATCGGGCTTATGCAGGATGTATTTGCATCCATACTTCGTGAAGGAGCATACTTTGAAACAGTAATACCCCAAGAAATAAAACCGCGAGATTCATTTTTACAGAATGTTCTCTCGGATCTTCAAGAGCAAAATCCATCTCTTGAGGCGTTTCGAGTGGCGATACATCGTGGTGGAGAAAATATTATTATTGCATCACTCAATACGGGAGAAGTGGGGAAAGACGATAGTATTAACAAGGCGCTGTATCAAACCGCCGGACTAGAAGTTGGGCAATCATTTATTTTTGAGGACTATATCGAAGGAGTGCGACATTGGAAGGCAGTGCGAGCGCTTACTGACATGGAAGGAGATATCCGTGGGTTTGTCTTTCTTGATACGTCAATGGCATATATTGACGATATTACAGCGCGCAACATACGGAGCGCATACATAATTCTTTTTGGTATTATTTTTGTCATTGTGCTCCTGCTTCTACGTCAGGCAAAAGTGGTGGATTATGCCATTTTGTATCGCAAACTCAAAGACGTAGATCAAATGAAAGACGATTTTGTTTCCATGGCTGCGCATGAATTGCGGACTCCGCTTGCAATTATTAAAGGTTACATAGGAATGATTTCCACAGAACGTCTTACTGATGAAGAGAAAGAAGATATTTCACGGGTGAATATTTCTGTTGACGGTCTTAATAATCTAGTGGGGGATATTCTTGATGTGGTAAAAATGGAACAAGGGAGTATCCACTTTGACTTGAAAGAGATTGATATTTCTGCTATCGCCAAAGACGTTACAAGCTCTCTACAAACTCTTGCGAAAGAAAAAAATCTATCCCTTTCCTTTGTAAGCACGAGTTCATCTCATATTATTGCTGATCAAGTGCGAATCAAGCAGGCACTTATCAATATTATCGGGAATGCAATTAAGTACACCCCATCAGGGGGCGTGACTGTTATGGTAGACAGAGAAAAGGGACGGGTTTCTATTCGTGTACGCGATACGGGCATCGGTATTTCTGCCGAAGATCAAAAACGGCTTTTTGGAAAATTTATTCGCATACGATCAAAAGAAACCGAAGATATTCGGGGTACGGGATTGGGCCTGTGGATAACGTTGCAGATTGTTTCTGGTATGGGGGGGCTCATTACTGTTGAATCCATCAAGGGGAAGGGAAGTGACTTCATTCTTTCATTTCCGATTACTTCAAAAGCGTAA
- a CDS encoding DUF5011 domain-containing protein, which produces MQNKIRVYIAIIISISILLGIESNVLYAETGTSDTISTISTTDSATTNTTTSTSGTSGTTDTSNSGSGTTSTSDITTSNLNTTSTITSDSDTTSATGTAGTTDTTTSSINSTSWGVSLADTMPPVIKLIGETVVYVKVGALYTDLGAVAYDNADGDITSHIEHESTVNTAFSGAYHVVYEVRDRAGNMAKVARKVYVVTPPSSVSLPTTTTTNTSNTASPIKPTAGTSTDPLKIETTRNTSIIATTTSTATKSNDSFILERYRLLQILQERNIQRVEESGNRETENKTLPSEISHATSTQSTSTPILELRERVVEKIQKVVERATINHEEIQIDSDHDGISDFDEYHIYGTDPGVVDSDEDGYSDRAEITTGFDPKNPDLHAIIIYENPKDSGEVKNNILSVAEIVVAEKQIENENNTAQRVEFKGRGLPNSFVTIYIFSTPTVVTIKTDSDGNWKYVLDKELDDGNHEVYVAMTDNAGKILAKSNAIPFVKEASAITVDQNLLTPITSGESPSLLRGKYLYAVVVSIIFLIGIVFVVIGIRFQPQYRRDNNSDSVDRTGDGNN; this is translated from the coding sequence ATGCAAAATAAAATTCGAGTATATATTGCAATAATAATTTCCATAAGTATCTTATTGGGGATAGAGAGCAATGTGCTCTATGCAGAGACAGGAACAAGTGACACCATCTCAACTATCTCAACTACGGATAGCGCCACAACAAACACTACTACTTCAACCTCGGGAACATCGGGAACAACTGATACTTCAAATTCAGGATCCGGTACCACTTCTACATCTGACATCACAACTTCAAATTTAAACACTACAAGTACAATAACAAGTGACAGCGATACTACTTCTGCTACAGGAACTGCGGGAACCACAGACACTACTACGTCATCAATAAACTCAACATCATGGGGTGTTTCGCTTGCCGATACAATGCCACCAGTCATAAAGCTGATTGGGGAGACGGTTGTATATGTTAAGGTGGGGGCACTGTACACCGATTTGGGCGCAGTTGCCTACGATAACGCTGATGGAGATATTACTTCGCACATAGAACATGAAAGCACGGTAAATACAGCATTTTCCGGTGCGTATCATGTGGTCTATGAGGTACGTGATCGTGCGGGGAATATGGCAAAAGTTGCAAGGAAGGTGTATGTTGTGACACCACCTTCGTCAGTTTCTCTTCCTACTACCACAACAACCAATACATCAAATACAGCATCGCCAATAAAACCAACCGCAGGTACTTCCACAGATCCTCTAAAAATAGAAACGACAAGAAATACCAGTATTATTGCTACTACTACATCTACAGCAACAAAATCAAACGATTCATTTATATTGGAAAGATATCGCCTTTTGCAAATACTTCAAGAGAGGAACATCCAGAGAGTTGAAGAGAGTGGGAATAGAGAAACCGAAAATAAAACACTCCCCTCGGAGATATCTCACGCAACCTCCACACAATCGACATCAACGCCAATCCTGGAATTACGCGAAAGAGTAGTTGAAAAAATCCAGAAAGTTGTTGAACGCGCAACGATCAATCACGAAGAAATACAGATTGACTCGGACCATGACGGAATTTCCGATTTTGATGAGTACCACATATACGGGACCGACCCCGGTGTTGTTGATAGTGACGAAGATGGCTATTCAGATCGTGCCGAGATTACCACAGGATTTGATCCAAAAAATCCAGATTTGCACGCAATTATTATATATGAAAATCCCAAGGATAGCGGAGAAGTAAAAAATAATATTCTTTCTGTTGCTGAAATTGTTGTTGCTGAAAAACAAATTGAAAATGAAAATAACACTGCACAAAGAGTTGAATTCAAAGGAAGGGGGTTGCCGAACAGTTTTGTCACCATTTACATTTTTAGCACTCCTACGGTTGTTACTATTAAGACCGACAGTGATGGTAATTGGAAATATGTACTCGACAAGGAACTTGATGATGGAAACCACGAAGTATATGTAGCGATGACAGATAATGCCGGAAAGATTCTTGCAAAAAGTAACGCTATTCCTTTTGTTAAAGAAGCAAGCGCAATAACAGTAGACCAAAATCTTCTTACGCCGATCACGAGCGGAGAATCTCCCAGTTTATTGCGCGGAAAATATTTGTACGCAGTGGTGGTGAGTATCATTTTTCTCATCGGTATTGTGTTTGTGGTTATCGGAATACGTTTTCAACCACAGTATCGTCGAGACAATAATTCTGATTCGGTTGATCGTACGGGCGATGGTAATAACTAG
- a CDS encoding transketolase C-terminal domain-containing protein, with translation MLNITTKLNPKLFSADIEQAPIRKGFGEGLLAAAEADERVVGLCADLTESTQMHLLARKFPNRFVQMGIGEQSMASVASGMAAMGKVPFLTSYAMFSPGRNWEQIRTTICYNDRNVKIAGSHAGVSVGPDGGTHQAIEDIAITRVIPKMTVIVPGDSIEAKKATLAAAKLHGPVYIRLAREKTPIMTTEETPFEIGKAQTFFKPKDGLEWKVGIIATGALTYQSIMAAKQFENEGVGVSVLHLATIKPLDKEAIIAFAKSHKAIVTVEEHQAAGGMGSAVAELLSQEYPIKMKIVGVQDKFGQSGTPDELIKHYGLDTESIKNAVQGLL, from the coding sequence ATGTTAAACATTACAACTAAACTCAACCCAAAACTTTTTTCCGCAGACATCGAACAAGCGCCGATCCGCAAAGGATTTGGCGAGGGGTTACTTGCCGCGGCGGAAGCGGATGAGCGCGTCGTGGGATTATGCGCCGACCTTACTGAATCAACACAGATGCACCTTCTTGCGAGAAAATTCCCAAATAGATTTGTGCAGATGGGAATCGGGGAGCAATCAATGGCTTCCGTCGCATCTGGCATGGCGGCGATGGGGAAAGTCCCATTCCTTACCTCATACGCGATGTTTAGCCCAGGCAGAAACTGGGAACAAATTCGCACGACTATTTGCTATAATGACCGCAACGTAAAAATTGCTGGCTCTCATGCGGGAGTTTCTGTCGGTCCCGACGGTGGTACGCACCAAGCCATCGAAGATATCGCTATTACGCGCGTTATTCCAAAAATGACGGTTATTGTGCCGGGAGATTCTATCGAAGCCAAGAAGGCGACTCTCGCGGCCGCAAAACTTCATGGCCCGGTATACATTCGCCTCGCACGCGAAAAAACTCCGATTATGACCACCGAAGAAACACCATTTGAGATTGGAAAAGCTCAAACTTTTTTCAAACCGAAGGATGGACTTGAGTGGAAAGTCGGTATTATTGCGACGGGCGCGCTTACCTACCAATCGATCATGGCGGCGAAACAATTTGAAAATGAAGGAGTCGGCGTTTCGGTGTTGCACCTTGCGACCATAAAACCTCTCGATAAAGAAGCCATTATCGCATTTGCAAAATCACACAAAGCGATTGTTACTGTTGAAGAGCACCAAGCGGCAGGGGGAATGGGTTCTGCGGTCGCGGAGCTTCTTTCACAGGAATATCCGATAAAAATGAAAATCGTGGGTGTACAGGACAAATTCGGCCAATCTGGAACGCCAGACGAACTTATCAAACATTACGGTCTTGATACGGAATCAATAAAAAATGCCGTGCAGGGTCTTCTATAG
- a CDS encoding transketolase translates to MSHLYDEKIKELEIKANDIRESIIEMLLAAGSGHTAGPLGMADIFTLLYFHALKHDPKNPSWEDRDRLVLSNGHICPVLYAAMAHAGYFPVEELKTLRKFGSRLQGHPHREFMSFLETSSGPLGSGLSQTVGMALAERINKGKSSDKFFYCLMGDGELDCGQIWEATMLAGKEKLGNLIGIIDRNNIQIDGFTEDIMPLESLRGKFESFNWHVLEVNGHDFSDINNAIETAKAEFSKPTMIIAHTIPGKGVDFAERKFEWHGKPPNKEEGAVALAELRTLGGKIKSEHE, encoded by the coding sequence ATGTCCCATCTTTACGACGAAAAAATAAAAGAGCTTGAAATAAAAGCTAATGATATTCGGGAGTCGATTATCGAGATGCTCCTTGCGGCTGGCTCGGGCCACACCGCAGGTCCTTTGGGTATGGCGGATATTTTTACCCTTCTTTATTTTCATGCTTTAAAACATGACCCCAAGAATCCTTCATGGGAGGATCGCGATAGACTCGTTCTTTCCAATGGTCACATCTGCCCCGTGCTCTATGCGGCGATGGCGCATGCCGGATATTTTCCCGTTGAGGAATTAAAAACATTGCGCAAATTTGGCTCCCGCCTGCAAGGCCATCCGCATCGGGAATTTATGTCATTTTTAGAAACAAGTTCCGGACCGCTTGGCTCGGGACTCTCACAGACTGTTGGCATGGCGCTTGCGGAGCGGATCAACAAAGGAAAATCGTCCGACAAGTTTTTCTATTGTCTTATGGGCGATGGCGAGCTTGATTGCGGGCAGATCTGGGAGGCGACGATGCTTGCGGGCAAAGAGAAGCTGGGGAATTTGATCGGCATTATTGACCGCAATAATATTCAGATCGATGGGTTCACGGAAGACATTATGCCCCTTGAATCGCTCCGCGGGAAATTTGAATCGTTCAATTGGCATGTTTTGGAAGTGAACGGTCATGATTTTAGCGATATCAACAACGCGATTGAGACTGCGAAAGCGGAATTTAGCAAGCCAACGATGATTATTGCGCATACTATTCCCGGGAAAGGAGTGGATTTTGCAGAACGGAAATTCGAATGGCATGGTAAACCGCCAAACAAAGAAGAAGGCGCGGTGGCACTTGCGGAATTGCGGACGCTTGGCGGAAAGATTAAAAGTGAGCATGAGTAA